The Flavobacterium galactosidilyticum nucleotide sequence CCAAGCAGGTACGATTGCATTTGTACTGCAATTAATCGCGACATATTGATCTTGATATTGTGACCAATTATGATTTTTAAGCTGCTCTCTAAAGTCTTTTTCTTTTAATAAAAAGCCTTCTAATAACCACTGTGAAATATCTATTTGGGCTCGAATCCCTTCTGGATAATAGTCTTCAAGATCAAAAACTTCCAAAACACTGTTAGCTACTTTATTTACAATTTCTTCCATTTTGAAAAGTTTAAAAGGTTTAAAGTTTAAAGTTGCTGAAACTTAAACTTTAAACCTTGAACAAATTTTACAACATTCCCAATTCTAGTTTGGCTTCTTCACTCATTAAATCTTTACTCCATGGTGGATCAAATGTAATTTCTACTTCCGCATCTTTTACGTTTTCAATTGATCTTACTTTTTCTTCCACTTCTCTAGGCAAACTTTCTGCTACAGGACAGTTAGGAGAAGTAAGTGTCATTAGTATTTTTACTTCGTAATCAGTATTTACCATTACGTCATATATCAATCCTAATTCATAAATGTCAACAGGAATTTCAGGATCGTAAATTGTTTTTAACATTTTCACTATTGATTCGCCTAATTCAGTTGTGTCTATTTCTTGTTCCATTTTATTTAATTTTTGGCCATCTAACTGGCGTGATTTAATCTACTTTCTCTGTTTAGTTCTGGGTATTGAATGCCAAAGCATACATTTTAATATTTTTTATCATCGAAACCAATCCATTGGCGCGAGTAGGTGATAAATGCTCTTTTAAGCCTATTTGATCAATAAAATCCATATCAGCATTAAGAATGTCAGTAGCGCTTTGATTGGAGAATGTACGAATTAATATTGCTATAATTCCTTTAGTCAATATCGCATCGCTGTCAGCTGTAAAAACAATTTTATCATCATTTTGCTCGCCTTGTAACCATACTTTAGACTGGCAACCTTTTATCAAATTATTGTCTGTTTTGAATTCTTCTTGTATCAAAGGAAGTTTTTTTCCA carries:
- a CDS encoding SufE family protein; its protein translation is MKIKEIQEEIVDEFSMFDDWMERYEYIIELGKKLPLIQEEFKTDNNLIKGCQSKVWLQGEQNDDKIVFTADSDAILTKGIIAILIRTFSNQSATDILNADMDFIDQIGLKEHLSPTRANGLVSMIKNIKMYALAFNTQN
- a CDS encoding SUF system Fe-S cluster assembly protein, with translation MEQEIDTTELGESIVKMLKTIYDPEIPVDIYELGLIYDVMVNTDYEVKILMTLTSPNCPVAESLPREVEEKVRSIENVKDAEVEITFDPPWSKDLMSEEAKLELGML